Sequence from the Saccharopolyspora pogona genome:
GGCCGCCGAATTCCGCACCACAGTTTAGGAAGGTTTCCATGTCCGAGAACGTGACCGCCGGGCGGGAGTTCGACTACCACGGGCCGGCGCTCGACAACGTCTTCGACACCTACAAGCAACTCCGTGAGCAATGCCCGGTCGGCAAGAGTGAGAAGCACGGCGGCTTCTGGTATGTCACCAAGAGCGAGGACATCTTCGCCGCCGAGCAGGATCCCGACACCTTCGCGGTAGCTCCGTCGATGCTGATGCCGGCCTTCGGCACCGACATGCCGCTGATCCCGATCGACATCGATCCGCCGGACCACACCGACTACCGCAAGGTCCTGCTGCCGCTGTTCACGCCGAAGGCGATCGCCAAGCTCGGTGACGGCATGCGTCACACGTCGCGCGAACTAGCGCAGGAGGTCGCCGATCAGGAGGTGGTCGACGCCTCGCACGCTTTCGCGCGTCCGATGCCGACCATCATCTTCAGTCGGCTGGCCGGGTTTCCGGAGAAGGACTGGCCGAAGTTCGACCGTTGGATCGACGACATCATCTACGAGCGCACCGACAACCCGGAACGCGCGTGGAACGCGGGGAGAGAGGTCATCGACTACTTCGACGATCTGCTCACCTCCCGTGCGGACGAAGAGCCGGCCGACGACCTCATCGGCGTTCTCCAACAGGCCGAGATCCAGGGACGCAAGCTCACCCACGACGAGCTGCTGTCCTACTGCTACCTGCTGTTCCTAGCGGGTCTGGACACGACCGCGTGGGCGATCCGCTCCAGCCTGTGGTACCTCGCGCAGAACCCGGAAGCACAGCGCGTGCTGCGCGAAAACCCGGACGAGATCCCCACGGCCGCAGAGGAATTCCTCCGCACGCTCTCGCCGGTGCAGGGTATGGCCCGCACTTGCAAGAAGGACACCGAGCTCTCCGGGCAGGAGATCAAGGCCGGCGACCGGCTCGTTCTCGTCTTCGGCGCCGGCAACCGCGACCCCGAGGTCTACGACGACCCCGACGAGATCCAGATCGGCCGCCAGAACAACCGGCACCTCGCGTTCGGAGGCGGGATCCATCGCTGCCTCGGATCGAACCTCGGTCGGCAGGAACTCATCGTCGCG
This genomic interval carries:
- a CDS encoding cytochrome P450 translates to MSENVTAGREFDYHGPALDNVFDTYKQLREQCPVGKSEKHGGFWYVTKSEDIFAAEQDPDTFAVAPSMLMPAFGTDMPLIPIDIDPPDHTDYRKVLLPLFTPKAIAKLGDGMRHTSRELAQEVADQEVVDASHAFARPMPTIIFSRLAGFPEKDWPKFDRWIDDIIYERTDNPERAWNAGREVIDYFDDLLTSRADEEPADDLIGVLQQAEIQGRKLTHDELLSYCYLLFLAGLDTTAWAIRSSLWYLAQNPEAQRVLRENPDEIPTAAEEFLRTLSPVQGMARTCKKDTELSGQEIKAGDRLVLVFGAGNRDPEVYDDPDEIQIGRQNNRHLAFGGGIHRCLGSNLGRQELIVALEEFLEVVPEFSLADPSEPWHGVGPLTLQIGK